The Fibrobacter sp. UWB5 genome has a window encoding:
- a CDS encoding glycoside hydrolase family 11 protein — MRKILYFGLIAACSLTANAFAQDFCNTAAHSGSKEEVTSNKVGSFDNGIGYELWNEGGNGGSATFYDDGSFNCKMTGAKDYLCRAGLSFNSDKTHEELGHMKADFKLVKGNLSGIDYSYIGIYGWTREPLVEWYIVDNTGSQYMPGDWVAQGSSAKNHGVFEIDGAQYTVYEGDRTSYSIDGDNKYFKQYFSVRKSKRDCGTIDITAHFKKWEELGMKMGKMHEAKILGEAGSTSGPNAKGEYDFPYAKVYIEGAEQSSSSEEVIESSSSTEAIKSIRSMTVGSNTSLVFDAQGKFLGSVDAADAESLNAAIKAKYNSGVYMVKQGRAVRSISVK; from the coding sequence ATGAGAAAAATCCTCTATTTCGGCTTAATCGCCGCTTGTTCCCTGACCGCAAATGCTTTTGCTCAGGATTTCTGTAATACTGCCGCGCACAGCGGTTCCAAGGAGGAAGTCACCTCGAATAAGGTGGGTTCGTTCGACAACGGTATCGGTTACGAACTCTGGAACGAAGGCGGTAACGGTGGTTCCGCAACGTTCTATGATGATGGTTCCTTCAATTGTAAGATGACTGGCGCCAAGGACTATCTGTGCCGTGCCGGTCTTTCTTTCAATAGCGATAAGACTCACGAGGAACTTGGCCACATGAAGGCTGATTTCAAGTTGGTCAAGGGTAATCTTTCCGGAATCGATTATTCCTACATCGGCATTTACGGTTGGACCCGTGAACCCTTGGTGGAATGGTACATTGTGGATAACACCGGTAGCCAGTATATGCCGGGCGACTGGGTTGCCCAGGGCTCTTCTGCAAAGAATCATGGCGTGTTTGAAATCGATGGCGCCCAGTATACGGTTTACGAAGGTGACCGTACCTCTTATTCCATCGATGGTGACAATAAATACTTCAAACAGTATTTTAGCGTGCGTAAGAGTAAGCGCGATTGCGGTACCATTGACATTACCGCCCATTTCAAAAAGTGGGAAGAATTGGGCATGAAGATGGGCAAGATGCACGAAGCCAAGATCCTTGGCGAAGCCGGAAGCACTTCGGGTCCGAATGCCAAGGGCGAATACGATTTTCCCTATGCCAAGGTCTATATCGAAGGGGCGGAACAGTCCAGCTCTTCCGAAGAAGTTATCGAATCTAGTAGCTCGACCGAGGCTATCAAGAGCATTCGTTCTATGACTGTCGGTAGCAATACATCGCTCGTGTTTGACGCCCAGGGCAAGTTCCTCGGTTCTGTCGATGCTGCTGACGCAGAATCCCTGAATGCAGCGATCAAGGCCAAGTACAATTCTGGCGTTTATATGGTAAAGCAGGGCCGCGCTGTCCGTAGCATCTCGGTGAAGTAA
- the ybaK gene encoding Cys-tRNA(Pro) deacylase, with amino-acid sequence MEIKKTNAARILDRQKISYELIPYKVDENDLGAQHVADSLGEDINQVFKTILVHGDKIGYLVCVVPGNLEVDLKGAAKVSGNKKIDTVPLKDLTPLTGYIRGGCSPLGLKKNFPIFIHETAMNFPYIYVSAGERGLQLKVAPADLVKATRATVGVIARVPPEAPQD; translated from the coding sequence ATGGAAATCAAGAAGACGAATGCGGCGCGAATTCTAGACCGCCAGAAAATTTCTTACGAGCTCATCCCCTACAAGGTCGACGAAAACGACCTGGGCGCGCAGCATGTGGCCGACAGTCTCGGCGAAGACATCAATCAAGTTTTCAAGACGATCCTCGTTCACGGCGACAAGATCGGCTACCTCGTGTGCGTGGTGCCGGGCAATCTTGAAGTGGACTTGAAGGGCGCCGCCAAGGTGAGTGGCAACAAGAAGATCGACACCGTCCCGCTTAAAGATCTGACGCCGCTGACCGGCTACATTCGCGGCGGTTGCAGTCCGCTCGGGCTCAAGAAGAACTTCCCGATTTTCATTCACGAAACGGCAATGAATTTCCCGTACATTTACGTGAGTGCTGGCGAGCGCGGCTTGCAACTGAAAGTTGCACCCGCCGACCTTGTGAAGGCGACACGCGCCACCGTGGGCGTGATCGCGCGAGTCCCGCCCGAAGCCCCGCAAGATTAA
- a CDS encoding glycogen/starch/alpha-glucan phosphorylase → MAKSFKKAEEVTVLGNDAESFRKAFTDHIHHTLARNSATVTDHEKFLAVAYAVRDRLVDRWIKTQETYYQKDVKRVYYLSLEFLIGRTLGNSVLNLDVESAVTEALDELGMTLEELREQEVDAGLGNGGLGRLAACFLDSMATLELPATGMGIRYEYGMFSQKIVNGEQEEQPDNWLRLTNPWEIARPSNEVKVPMYGYVVSWMDEKGKLRNRWETKDYVLALPYDTPIPGYKNNTVNNLRLWSAKSTDDFGLSYFNNGDYIAAVQDMELSETISKVLYPNDASMNGKELRLKQQYFLCSASLQDIIRRFKKLHEGEWKVFPEKVAIQLNDTHPAISIAEMMRILLDEENLEWDDAWEIVTHTFAYTNHTLMPEALEKWPVSLFEKLLPRHLQIIYEINARFLRQVSLKWPGDNARLARMSLIEEGGCKMVRMAYLSIVGSFAVNGVAALHSDLLKTTLFKDFYELWPEKFNNKTNGVTPRRWVRKANPAMSELITSKIGEGWVKDLDELKKLEKFAKDAKFQKEFMAVKKQNKERLAKYLKATQGVDVDVNTFFDVQVKRIHEYKRQLLNILHAIHLYIQLKDGKEIMPRTIMIGGKAAPGYWMAKQIIRLANAVAAIIDADPVCKGKLKMVFLENYRVSFAEKIIPAADLSEQISTAGTEASGTGNMKFALNGALTIGTLDGANVEMKEEVGDDNIFIFGLTVEEVTDLLAKGYRPRDFYEHDDDLRRVIDLIASGFFSPDRPDLFKHIAEKLLTNDTYLLCADFRSYIDMQKKVAEEYLDKKTWAEKAILNVARMGKFSSDRTIKQYAEEIWNAKGCSIKL, encoded by the coding sequence ATGGCAAAATCATTCAAAAAAGCTGAAGAAGTGACCGTGCTCGGAAACGATGCCGAATCTTTCCGCAAAGCATTCACCGACCACATTCACCACACGCTCGCCCGTAACAGCGCGACCGTGACGGACCACGAAAAGTTCCTAGCCGTCGCTTACGCCGTACGCGACCGCTTGGTTGACCGCTGGATCAAGACCCAGGAAACCTACTACCAGAAAGACGTGAAGCGCGTCTATTACCTGTCCCTCGAATTTTTGATTGGCCGTACCCTCGGCAACTCCGTGCTGAACCTCGACGTCGAAAGCGCCGTGACCGAAGCTCTTGACGAACTCGGCATGACCCTCGAAGAACTCCGCGAACAGGAAGTCGACGCCGGCCTCGGTAACGGTGGCCTCGGCCGCTTGGCCGCATGCTTCCTCGATTCCATGGCAACGCTCGAACTCCCGGCTACCGGTATGGGCATCCGTTATGAATACGGTATGTTCAGCCAGAAGATCGTGAACGGCGAACAGGAAGAACAGCCGGATAACTGGCTGCGTCTCACCAACCCGTGGGAAATCGCCCGTCCGTCGAACGAAGTCAAGGTGCCCATGTACGGCTACGTGGTCAGCTGGATGGACGAAAAGGGCAAGCTCCGCAACCGTTGGGAAACCAAGGACTACGTGCTCGCTCTCCCCTATGACACTCCGATTCCGGGTTACAAGAACAACACCGTGAACAACCTGCGCCTCTGGAGCGCCAAGTCCACCGACGACTTCGGCCTCAGCTACTTCAACAACGGTGACTACATCGCCGCTGTGCAGGACATGGAACTTTCCGAAACCATTTCCAAGGTGCTCTACCCGAACGACGCTTCCATGAACGGTAAGGAACTGCGCCTCAAGCAGCAGTACTTCCTCTGCTCCGCCTCTCTGCAGGACATCATCCGCCGCTTCAAGAAGCTCCACGAAGGTGAATGGAAGGTGTTCCCTGAAAAGGTCGCCATTCAGTTGAACGACACGCACCCGGCCATCTCTATCGCCGAAATGATGCGTATCCTCTTGGACGAAGAAAACCTGGAATGGGACGATGCATGGGAAATCGTGACGCACACGTTTGCCTACACGAACCACACCTTGATGCCCGAAGCTCTTGAAAAGTGGCCGGTCAGCCTCTTCGAAAAGCTCCTGCCGCGTCACCTCCAGATCATTTACGAAATCAACGCACGCTTCCTCCGTCAGGTGTCCCTCAAGTGGCCCGGCGACAATGCTCGCCTCGCCCGCATGAGCCTCATCGAAGAAGGCGGCTGCAAGATGGTCCGCATGGCTTACCTCTCCATCGTGGGTTCGTTCGCCGTGAACGGTGTGGCAGCACTCCACTCCGACCTCCTGAAGACCACGCTCTTCAAGGACTTCTACGAACTGTGGCCTGAAAAGTTCAACAACAAGACGAACGGCGTGACGCCGCGCCGCTGGGTCCGCAAGGCTAACCCGGCTATGTCCGAACTCATCACCTCCAAGATCGGCGAAGGTTGGGTCAAGGATCTCGACGAACTCAAGAAACTCGAAAAGTTTGCAAAGGACGCCAAGTTCCAGAAGGAATTCATGGCTGTCAAGAAGCAGAACAAGGAACGCCTCGCCAAGTACCTCAAGGCAACGCAGGGCGTCGATGTCGACGTGAACACGTTCTTCGACGTGCAGGTCAAGCGTATCCACGAATACAAGCGCCAGCTCCTGAACATTCTGCATGCCATTCACCTGTACATCCAGCTGAAGGACGGCAAGGAAATCATGCCGCGTACCATCATGATCGGTGGTAAGGCCGCTCCGGGTTACTGGATGGCAAAGCAGATCATCCGACTCGCCAACGCCGTGGCCGCAATCATCGACGCCGACCCGGTCTGCAAGGGCAAGCTCAAGATGGTATTCCTCGAAAACTACCGCGTGTCTTTCGCCGAAAAGATTATTCCGGCCGCAGACCTCTCCGAACAGATTTCGACCGCAGGCACCGAAGCCTCTGGTACCGGTAACATGAAGTTCGCCTTGAACGGTGCACTCACCATCGGCACGCTCGACGGCGCTAACGTCGAAATGAAGGAAGAAGTCGGCGACGACAACATCTTCATCTTCGGCCTCACCGTGGAAGAAGTCACCGACCTGCTCGCCAAGGGCTACCGTCCGCGCGACTTCTACGAACACGACGACGATCTCCGCCGCGTGATCGACCTGATCGCTTCTGGCTTCTTCAGCCCGGATCGTCCGGACCTGTTCAAGCACATTGCCGAAAAGCTCCTCACCAACGACACCTACCTGCTCTGCGCAGACTTCCGCAGCTACATTGACATGCAGAAGAAGGTCGCCGAGGAATACTTGGACAAGAAGACTTGGGCAGAAAAGGCTATCCTGAACGTCGCTCGCATGGGCAAGTTCAGCTCCGACCGTACCATCAAGCAGTACGCCGAAGAAATCTGGAACGCCAAGGGCTGCAGCATCAAGCTGTAG
- a CDS encoding histidine phosphatase family protein produces the protein MKKFVARKAFPVICAAFISVVIAGCGDDSSNSTPASPETTNPVVTPTDSSTITPVTDPVTDPATTPTDPTVTDPSTDPATNPENPGQDPVVTDPTDPVTNPPADTTVNPSTPTDPTMTAAGFYRDPAAAGLVLAPDTNGFYDVGDIYKAVPADAKIVYVLRHAERESGLGKESPLTEVGLQQALDVGAKLKSDESFYYGATDFLRTQTTAAKIAEGRGETTEVVTMEEINGGYFLTVPSDSLDAMVSKRGGSFKYVAMWCYEQPFPTLLVNLGLPGYFYDLMERGDQFVNEVVLANLPYWKRVNVLITHDLLTEPLAVYASNRTVDLKTYESYRWINYIAGVTVIVTADNKVVVLPTRGVERGFLNTRDMVK, from the coding sequence ATGAAAAAGTTTGTAGCCCGCAAGGCTTTCCCCGTGATTTGCGCCGCTTTTATTTCTGTTGTTATTGCTGGCTGTGGTGACGATTCTTCCAATTCGACTCCGGCTTCTCCCGAAACGACGAATCCGGTGGTGACTCCGACTGATTCGTCCACGATAACTCCTGTTACAGATCCTGTAACGGATCCGGCTACAACTCCGACGGACCCGACCGTAACGGACCCCTCGACTGATCCGGCTACCAATCCGGAAAACCCGGGGCAGGATCCGGTGGTAACCGACCCGACAGACCCTGTTACCAACCCTCCGGCAGATACGACTGTCAATCCGTCTACTCCGACGGATCCTACCATGACGGCCGCCGGTTTCTACCGTGACCCCGCCGCAGCCGGTTTGGTTCTCGCTCCCGATACCAACGGATTCTACGATGTGGGCGATATCTACAAGGCTGTCCCTGCCGATGCCAAGATTGTCTACGTGCTGCGCCATGCCGAACGTGAATCGGGCCTGGGCAAAGAATCTCCTCTGACCGAAGTCGGCCTTCAGCAGGCACTTGATGTGGGCGCAAAGCTCAAGAGCGATGAATCGTTCTATTACGGCGCTACCGATTTCTTGCGCACCCAAACGACCGCTGCAAAGATTGCAGAGGGCCGTGGCGAAACCACTGAAGTGGTGACGATGGAAGAAATTAACGGTGGGTATTTCTTGACGGTTCCTTCGGATTCCTTGGATGCCATGGTGTCCAAGCGTGGAGGCTCCTTCAAGTATGTGGCCATGTGGTGCTATGAACAGCCGTTCCCGACTCTTCTGGTGAACTTGGGCCTTCCGGGTTATTTCTATGACCTCATGGAACGTGGCGACCAGTTCGTGAACGAAGTGGTTCTTGCCAACCTGCCTTACTGGAAGCGCGTGAACGTGTTGATTACCCACGACTTGCTCACGGAACCGTTGGCTGTCTATGCTTCTAACCGTACGGTTGACCTCAAGACGTATGAATCCTATCGCTGGATTAACTACATCGCCGGCGTCACGGTGATTGTCACTGCAGACAACAAGGTTGTGGTGTTGCCTACGCGCGGTGTGGAACGCGGCTTCCTGAATACCAGAGATATGGTCAAGTAA
- a CDS encoding NAD(P)H-binding protein, protein MKVAVLGSTGLIGKNVLKLLARLPQVVRVFCPVRNIPDLKDLGILEGSFKLDFKQVDFEQDNDALRLFFYAGFTGCDAVVCCLGTTRKQAGSKAAQEKVDLRLPLKLAAIAKKAGVKNFLCVSAMGADSQSPYFYNRLKGQLEEGLDMMGFETLTLVRPSLLLGKHKDRRFGEELLQRTIGAHPEWIPAFIRPVHAETVAAHLVTSILKPPTDHVCATDGKIGKRIIYNRVLAKTKVDELF, encoded by the coding sequence ATGAAGGTTGCTGTTCTCGGTTCTACCGGACTTATCGGCAAAAACGTTTTGAAATTGCTCGCACGCCTCCCGCAGGTTGTGCGAGTTTTTTGCCCTGTACGGAATATCCCGGATTTAAAGGACCTGGGGATTCTGGAAGGTTCGTTCAAGCTCGACTTTAAGCAAGTGGATTTTGAACAAGATAACGATGCCTTGCGTCTGTTTTTCTATGCGGGCTTTACCGGTTGCGATGCGGTGGTGTGTTGCCTGGGGACGACCCGAAAGCAGGCGGGGAGCAAGGCCGCTCAAGAAAAGGTTGACCTGAGGCTTCCGCTCAAGCTTGCGGCGATTGCCAAGAAGGCGGGAGTCAAGAATTTCTTGTGTGTAAGTGCCATGGGAGCCGACAGCCAGTCGCCGTATTTTTACAACCGCTTAAAGGGCCAGCTCGAAGAAGGCCTGGACATGATGGGCTTTGAAACGCTGACATTGGTGCGACCCTCGCTTTTGCTCGGAAAGCACAAGGACAGGCGCTTTGGCGAAGAACTTTTGCAAAGGACAATCGGCGCGCACCCGGAATGGATTCCGGCGTTCATACGCCCGGTGCATGCAGAAACGGTGGCCGCCCATTTGGTGACATCTATTTTGAAACCGCCTACGGACCACGTGTGCGCCACGGACGGAAAAATAGGCAAGCGGATTATCTATAACCGCGTGCTTGCCAAGACGAAAGTGGATGAGTTGTTCTAG
- a CDS encoding NAD(P)/FAD-dependent oxidoreductase encodes MLDSRYDVVVIGAGPGGSVAARNLARAGRKVLLLEKREKIGYPVRCGEASTNLADLQTYGPIDESCIESIINGLYIYGPAGVNIEVPKPATGIMLNREIFDPWLAKLAADDGAQVETCARAEFVGNVEGDERMVRVVLGKGDGNGAVTETGTQEIFAKMVIAADGVESRIGRMVGLDCGQKMMQTCTGVDIQVQGLLTKPDYLTFWQGHDFINDGYIWSFPKQKSNVTNFGAGFLISNKNRPNILEVTMEWLEKLFPGAKINHTVGGVIPVSSTLKDYTLDRFALVGDAAHHTNPLTGGGIAAAMRAGRFCAEYVDQGLKAGNLSKEFLKQYEKRCYDYFGKMHDFEYKFRRFLLAINREDQIGLYKVLQGFALSGYKKSAFLKTPLQTTKFLYKFWKFK; translated from the coding sequence ATGCTTGATTCCCGTTACGATGTCGTTGTCATTGGCGCAGGTCCAGGCGGTTCCGTCGCGGCCCGCAACCTGGCTCGCGCAGGTCGCAAGGTCCTGTTACTCGAGAAGCGTGAAAAAATCGGTTACCCCGTACGTTGTGGCGAAGCAAGCACCAACCTGGCCGACTTGCAGACTTACGGTCCGATTGACGAGAGCTGTATCGAAAGCATTATCAACGGGCTCTACATTTATGGCCCCGCCGGCGTGAATATCGAGGTTCCCAAGCCCGCCACCGGCATCATGCTCAACCGCGAAATCTTTGACCCCTGGCTAGCAAAGCTTGCCGCCGACGATGGCGCCCAAGTAGAGACTTGCGCCCGCGCGGAATTCGTGGGCAATGTCGAAGGCGACGAACGCATGGTACGGGTCGTACTCGGAAAAGGAGACGGAAACGGGGCCGTCACCGAAACGGGCACCCAGGAAATTTTTGCAAAGATGGTCATTGCCGCCGATGGCGTCGAAAGCCGCATTGGCCGCATGGTGGGTCTGGACTGCGGACAGAAAATGATGCAGACCTGCACCGGTGTCGACATCCAGGTGCAAGGCCTTTTGACCAAGCCCGACTACCTGACCTTCTGGCAAGGCCACGATTTTATTAACGACGGTTACATCTGGAGTTTCCCGAAGCAGAAATCGAACGTCACGAATTTCGGCGCAGGCTTTTTGATTAGCAACAAGAACAGGCCGAACATTCTGGAAGTCACGATGGAATGGCTCGAAAAACTTTTCCCGGGCGCCAAGATCAATCATACCGTCGGAGGCGTGATTCCGGTTTCGAGCACGCTCAAGGATTACACGCTCGACCGTTTCGCCCTCGTGGGCGATGCCGCCCACCACACCAACCCGCTCACGGGTGGTGGTATCGCTGCCGCGATGAGGGCGGGAAGATTCTGCGCCGAATACGTAGACCAAGGTCTTAAAGCCGGCAACCTCTCGAAGGAATTCCTGAAGCAATACGAAAAGCGTTGCTACGATTACTTCGGCAAGATGCACGACTTCGAATACAAGTTCCGCAGGTTCCTGCTCGCCATCAACCGCGAAGACCAAATCGGGCTCTACAAGGTACTGCAAGGATTCGCACTGAGCGGATACAAGAAGAGCGCCTTCCTCAAGACGCCCCTTCAGACAACGAAGTTCCTGTACAAGTTCTGGAAGTTCAAGTAG
- a CDS encoding 4Fe-4S binding protein, protein MKTLVHDRKVCLACAGCVGTCPKMALDMYGLDLQIDHEKCIKCGVCSRTCPVGALKIVEVDDA, encoded by the coding sequence ATGAAGACTCTCGTTCACGACAGAAAAGTTTGCCTCGCCTGTGCAGGCTGCGTGGGGACATGCCCCAAGATGGCGCTCGATATGTACGGGCTCGATTTGCAGATTGATCACGAAAAATGCATCAAGTGTGGCGTTTGCTCCAGGACATGCCCTGTAGGCGCATTGAAAATCGTGGAGGTGGACGATGCTTGA
- a CDS encoding bifunctional diguanylate cyclase/phosphodiesterase — protein MPPLAKNANIGYVNCLFYAPVSQFAPNGLSGEFTAYHDKQALPEKPTNPDFSETMTTGEQGSFTFQAHPIQGHTFTDGERQIIQLLSWDFFILSGRARLMGNTRKAAISDPMTGAYNLAGIFAFTQQFIGDNLKDYTAHFINLKNFKYINKAMGNNVGDLALKMYVKQILQFLDNTELIARLGGDNFFVLTRKSHHKEFIDKFTVCELTASQGPKPMNIRLQARMGVYPIEENVIVGDALNNCATAMQAARIIRTRDVVYFTKEMQIQSIHQREISTEFHNAMRNRELVVFYQPKVSLDNKQINGAEALARWVRHKTIVPPMDFIPILEREGTICELDFYVFETACSDISDWLKAGITPVRISSNFSKLHLRNEDFADRILNTLSKYEIDGKYIEIELTEVSDFDDTIAMQKFINIMRKNGIGVAIDDFGTGYSTLNVLKDYNVSVVKIDKSLLNNIGKANSNDEVILRNVVKMAQELDKDVIAEGVETQEQADYLKGINCKNAQGFLFDKPLVRDDFLKRLTGDHTY, from the coding sequence TTGCCCCCTCTCGCAAAAAATGCAAATATCGGCTATGTAAACTGCCTTTTCTACGCACCGGTTAGCCAGTTTGCCCCCAACGGGCTTTCTGGAGAATTTACCGCCTACCACGACAAGCAGGCCCTCCCCGAAAAGCCCACCAACCCGGACTTTTCCGAGACCATGACTACCGGCGAGCAGGGATCGTTCACCTTCCAAGCCCACCCCATCCAGGGGCACACCTTTACCGACGGCGAAAGGCAAATCATCCAACTCCTCAGCTGGGACTTCTTTATCCTTTCGGGCCGTGCACGGCTCATGGGCAACACCCGCAAGGCCGCCATTTCGGACCCCATGACCGGGGCATACAACCTGGCCGGCATCTTCGCGTTCACCCAGCAGTTCATTGGCGACAACCTCAAGGACTACACCGCCCACTTTATTAACCTCAAGAATTTCAAGTACATCAACAAGGCCATGGGCAACAATGTGGGCGACCTCGCCCTCAAGATGTACGTCAAACAGATTCTCCAGTTCCTCGACAACACGGAACTGATCGCCCGCCTCGGCGGCGACAACTTCTTTGTTTTGACCAGAAAAAGCCATCACAAGGAATTCATCGACAAGTTTACCGTTTGCGAACTGACCGCAAGCCAGGGCCCCAAGCCCATGAATATCCGCCTCCAGGCGCGCATGGGTGTCTACCCCATCGAAGAAAACGTCATTGTCGGCGACGCCCTGAACAACTGTGCAACCGCCATGCAAGCCGCCAGAATCATCAGAACCCGCGACGTGGTGTACTTTACCAAGGAAATGCAGATTCAGTCTATCCACCAGAGGGAAATCTCGACTGAATTCCACAACGCCATGCGCAACCGCGAACTGGTCGTGTTCTACCAGCCCAAGGTCAGCCTCGACAACAAGCAAATCAACGGTGCCGAAGCCCTGGCACGCTGGGTCCGCCACAAGACCATCGTCCCGCCCATGGACTTCATTCCCATTCTGGAACGCGAAGGCACCATCTGCGAACTGGACTTCTACGTTTTCGAGACCGCCTGTAGCGATATCAGCGACTGGCTCAAGGCTGGCATTACCCCCGTACGCATTTCTTCGAACTTCTCGAAGCTGCACCTGCGCAACGAAGACTTTGCCGACCGCATTCTCAACACCTTGAGCAAGTACGAAATCGACGGCAAGTACATCGAAATCGAACTGACCGAAGTCTCCGATTTTGACGATACGATAGCCATGCAGAAATTCATCAACATCATGCGCAAGAATGGTATCGGAGTGGCCATCGATGACTTTGGCACCGGTTATTCGACCCTGAACGTGCTCAAGGACTACAACGTCAGCGTCGTCAAGATCGACAAGTCGCTGTTGAACAATATCGGCAAGGCGAACTCCAACGACGAAGTCATTCTGAGAAACGTGGTCAAGATGGCCCAGGAACTCGACAAGGACGTGATCGCCGAAGGTGTTGAAACCCAGGAACAGGCCGATTACCTCAAGGGAATCAACTGCAAGAACGCCCAAGGCTTCCTGTTCGACAAGCCCCTGGTCCGCGACGATTTCTTGAAGCGACTGACTGGCGATCATACGTATTAA
- a CDS encoding NADH-quinone oxidoreductase subunit C, whose protein sequence is MMESVIDILESKFGAKRDEKAKWDACVVVPKEFLHNAVEFLKNDPSMQFDMLLDLAGIDYLTYPNHEGPRFAVSYAFKSMKKPGSRVRLKVLVSEADLKVPTITDLYASANWLEREVYDQYGIVFEGHPDLRRILNHVEFVGHPLRKDYPAQKRQWLSTTDFLIPELEKRLESKGYRIVQRSKEIMPVEEEYLEGSIRE, encoded by the coding sequence ATGATGGAATCCGTGATTGACATTCTAGAATCCAAGTTTGGCGCTAAGCGTGATGAAAAGGCCAAGTGGGATGCCTGCGTGGTGGTCCCCAAGGAATTCCTGCACAATGCAGTCGAATTCTTGAAGAACGACCCGTCGATGCAGTTTGACATGCTCCTGGACTTGGCCGGTATCGACTATCTGACTTACCCGAACCACGAAGGCCCCCGCTTTGCGGTGAGCTATGCCTTCAAGAGCATGAAGAAGCCGGGCTCTCGCGTCCGTCTTAAGGTGCTGGTCAGCGAAGCCGACCTGAAGGTTCCGACCATTACCGACCTCTATGCAAGCGCCAACTGGCTCGAACGCGAAGTTTATGACCAATACGGTATCGTGTTCGAAGGCCACCCCGACCTGCGCCGCATTTTGAACCATGTTGAATTTGTGGGCCACCCGCTCCGCAAGGATTACCCTGCCCAGAAGCGCCAGTGGCTGTCGACGACCGATTTCTTGATTCCGGAACTGGAAAAGCGCCTGGAATCCAAGGGCTACAGGATTGTCCAGCGTTCTAAGGAAATCATGCCTGTCGAAGAAGAATATCTTGAAGGGAGTATCAGAGAATGA
- a CDS encoding NADH-quinone oxidoreductase subunit D gives MIVLDPNGEKLNLMALNVGPTHPATHHCVRLLAALDGETIVAGVHEIGFMHRGFEKMVERGTWQQVIPYTDRLNYCSAMMNNIAFCRAVENMYGIEIPERTKVLRVIVNELSRINDHFICVAAAFQDLGGTTPFMYAFNPREEIMLIWEKLTGARLTNSFARIGGLYRDSYDGFEEDVLAACKSVEKALKDLHACLDRNRIFLDRTVGVGKISAERAISYGWTGPCLRATGVESDLRKDEPYYDYETYDWEVVVGTQGDANDRLQVRLAEIEESVKIVRQALKRLAPGPVDIVDPRIRVPAHKLAYQDMEALIGRFKSVYEGIRVPEGEYYCASECANGELGFTIVSDGSGHPYRIKVRSPSFAHVSAFNELVEGLTLADSMATLPGLNMIAGELDR, from the coding sequence ATGATCGTACTTGACCCGAATGGCGAAAAGCTGAACCTGATGGCCCTGAACGTGGGCCCGACGCATCCGGCTACTCACCACTGCGTGCGCTTGCTGGCTGCCCTCGATGGCGAAACCATCGTGGCCGGTGTCCATGAAATCGGCTTTATGCACCGTGGCTTCGAAAAGATGGTCGAACGCGGCACCTGGCAGCAGGTGATCCCTTACACCGACCGCTTGAACTACTGCTCTGCAATGATGAACAACATTGCATTCTGCCGCGCTGTCGAAAACATGTACGGTATCGAAATCCCGGAACGCACCAAGGTGCTCCGCGTGATTGTGAACGAACTCTCCCGTATCAACGACCATTTTATTTGCGTGGCTGCCGCATTCCAGGACTTGGGCGGTACGACTCCGTTCATGTACGCCTTTAACCCGCGTGAAGAAATCATGCTGATTTGGGAAAAGCTCACGGGCGCACGCCTGACGAACAGCTTTGCCCGCATCGGCGGCCTCTACCGCGACAGCTACGACGGCTTCGAAGAAGACGTGCTCGCCGCTTGCAAGTCGGTGGAAAAGGCTCTCAAGGACCTGCATGCCTGCTTGGACCGCAACCGTATCTTCCTCGACCGTACCGTGGGCGTCGGCAAGATTTCTGCTGAACGCGCTATCAGCTACGGCTGGACCGGTCCGTGTCTCCGTGCTACAGGTGTCGAAAGCGACCTCCGCAAGGATGAACCTTACTACGACTACGAAACCTACGACTGGGAAGTCGTGGTCGGCACGCAGGGCGACGCCAACGACCGTCTGCAGGTGCGTCTTGCCGAAATCGAAGAATCTGTGAAGATTGTGCGCCAGGCCCTGAAGCGCCTCGCTCCGGGCCCGGTCGACATCGTCGACCCACGCATCCGCGTGCCCGCGCACAAGCTTGCCTACCAGGACATGGAAGCCCTTATCGGCCGCTTCAAGAGCGTGTACGAAGGCATCCGCGTGCCCGAAGGCGAATACTACTGCGCAAGCGAATGCGCTAACGGCGAACTCGGCTTCACCATCGTCTCCGATGGTAGCGGCCACCCGTACCGCATCAAGGTGCGTTCCCCGTCGTTTGCCCATGTGTCTGCATTTAACGAACTGGTCGAAGGCCTTACCCTTGCCGACTCTATGGCAACACTGCCTGGCCTCAACATGATTGCTGGAGAACTTGACCGATGA